The following coding sequences are from one Fimbriimonadaceae bacterium window:
- a CDS encoding DUF4870 domain-containing protein has translation MANSNERAVAAAAHVVPLVLGFGVLGWAVAFVIMLTQRERSGFATRHAIQSMTFQFVLSLWFIACAVLMWIPIISFIGYIGAAVGGLAGLVLTVMGAVHAVRGDEYEYPVVGRIYRRTIG, from the coding sequence ATGGCAAACAGCAATGAACGGGCGGTCGCAGCGGCGGCGCATGTGGTGCCGCTCGTCCTCGGGTTCGGCGTCCTCGGCTGGGCGGTGGCGTTCGTGATCATGCTCACCCAGCGCGAGCGCTCCGGCTTCGCGACCCGTCACGCGATCCAGTCCATGACGTTCCAGTTCGTCTTGTCGCTCTGGTTCATCGCTTGCGCGGTGCTGATGTGGATCCCCATCATCAGCTTCATCGGATATATCGGCGCGGCGGTCGGCGGTCTGGCTGGCCTGGTCCTCACCGTGATGGGAGCGGTCCACGCAGTCCGCGGCGACGAGTATGAATACCCCGTCGTGGGGCGCATCTACCGACGCACCATCGGCTAG
- a CDS encoding SRPBCC family protein, whose product MAAPRYHFVTHWRVTANCEEVYDLLGDPLDLPRWWPDVYLSVHETKPGGPGGVGREIGLLTKGYLPYRLRWSFRVTESDRPHGFALEAWGDFIGTGRWTFVQSGPEVDITYVWDIVADKPLLRSLSFLLRPLFSWNHRWAMAKGEESLRRELERRARGPA is encoded by the coding sequence GTGGCGGCACCGCGGTACCACTTTGTCACCCACTGGCGCGTGACGGCCAATTGCGAGGAAGTCTACGACCTGTTGGGCGACCCGCTTGACCTGCCCCGTTGGTGGCCGGACGTCTATCTGTCAGTGCACGAGACGAAGCCAGGCGGGCCCGGTGGTGTCGGGCGCGAGATCGGACTCCTCACCAAGGGATATCTGCCCTACCGGTTGCGGTGGTCGTTCCGAGTGACCGAGTCTGACCGCCCCCACGGATTTGCCTTGGAGGCATGGGGCGATTTCATCGGCACCGGACGATGGACGTTCGTCCAGTCGGGGCCCGAGGTCGACATCACCTACGTCTGGGACATCGTCGCCGACAAGCCGTTGCTCCGGTCGCTGTCCTTCCTTCTGCGGCCCCTGTTCAGCTGGAACCACCGCTGGGCGATGGCCAAGGGCGAGGAGTCGCTCCGGCGTGAGCTGGAGCGACGAGCGAGGGGCCCGGCCTAG
- the ftsZ gene encoding cell division protein FtsZ: MDAQDQAEMNPVNLFETVAVIKVIGVGGAGCNAVNRMVDAGVEGVEFIAMNTDKQALDASKAQRRLSLGTGLTRGLGTGGDPDRGAAAAKESEKAIMEAVDGADMVFVTAGLGGGTGTGAAPVVCECARRAGALTVAVVTKPFLFEGPRRKRQADAGLERLRQHVDTVITIPNDKLTDVVERKASLQDAFLTADDVLRQGVQGISDIILRPGLINVDFADVSAVMKDAGIALMGMGRGSGERRARAAAEAAVNSPMLETTIVGAKKILVNITAGLDFSLSEVQEAMEYVMQLADPEEANVFLGHVVDESLGDDVVVTLLAADLPSNPLPVDRQVFTYTGEVRRRSEEPAPEDVPATTRVTQKPIEIEDIDLDIPAFLRRQRQGG; this comes from the coding sequence ATGGACGCTCAGGACCAAGCAGAGATGAACCCCGTCAATTTGTTTGAGACAGTCGCGGTGATCAAAGTCATCGGAGTCGGTGGCGCCGGGTGCAACGCGGTGAACCGCATGGTGGACGCCGGCGTGGAAGGCGTCGAGTTCATCGCGATGAACACCGACAAGCAGGCGCTGGACGCCAGTAAGGCGCAACGACGCCTGTCGCTGGGGACCGGCCTGACCCGCGGTCTAGGCACCGGCGGAGACCCTGACCGGGGGGCCGCCGCGGCCAAAGAATCGGAGAAAGCGATCATGGAGGCGGTCGACGGTGCCGACATGGTCTTTGTCACGGCAGGCTTGGGCGGCGGTACCGGTACCGGTGCGGCCCCCGTGGTCTGCGAATGCGCGCGCCGCGCGGGCGCCCTGACCGTGGCCGTCGTCACAAAACCGTTCCTCTTTGAGGGCCCACGGCGGAAGCGGCAGGCCGACGCCGGCTTGGAGCGCTTGCGCCAGCATGTCGACACGGTCATCACGATCCCCAATGACAAGCTCACCGACGTCGTCGAGCGAAAAGCGTCGCTCCAAGACGCCTTTCTCACCGCCGACGACGTCCTCCGCCAGGGCGTCCAGGGGATCAGCGACATCATCCTGCGACCTGGGCTCATCAACGTCGATTTTGCCGATGTCAGCGCGGTCATGAAGGACGCCGGCATCGCCCTCATGGGTATGGGGCGAGGAAGCGGAGAACGCCGGGCGCGGGCCGCCGCCGAGGCGGCGGTGAACTCCCCGATGTTGGAGACCACCATCGTCGGCGCGAAGAAGATCCTCGTCAACATCACCGCCGGACTGGACTTCAGCTTGAGCGAGGTTCAGGAGGCGATGGAGTACGTCATGCAGCTTGCCGACCCCGAGGAGGCCAACGTCTTCTTGGGCCACGTCGTCGACGAGAGCCTAGGCGACGACGTCGTCGTCACCCTCCTCGCCGCCGACCTCCCCAGCAACCCCCTTCCTGTCGACCGTCAGGTGTTCACTTACACCGGCGAGGTGAGGAGGCGCTCGGAGGAGCCGGCCCCCGAGGATGTCCCCGCCACGACGCGCGTCACGCAAAAGCCGATCGAGATCGAGGACATCGACCTCGACATCCCCGCGTTCCTGCGCCGCCAGCGTCAGGGCGGCTGA
- the rhaI gene encoding L-rhamnose isomerase, with protein MTPDEALAALPRLRVETPSWGYGDSGTRFKTFAWPGAARNVWEKVADAGEVHRLTGCAPSVALHIPWDRCDDWQGLAQHAAEQGVEIGAINPNVFQDPDYKLGSVTNPDPRTRDKALAHLLECVGLLTQTGSRDLSLWFADGTNYAGQDDFRARKRLMSEALRQVHAALPDGKRMLVEYKFFEPAFYFTDLFDWGAALVQCQACGPKAKVLVDLGHHAQGTNIEAIVAFLLDEGRLGGFHFNARRYADDDLIVGTTNPFELFCIFVETAGEDDVAYMIDQSHNIEPKLEAMVQSVLNCQEAYAKALLVDRSALRQHQSAGDVLGAHRVLADAFRTDVRPLLEEHRRRHGLPTDPVKALRNSGYEEQKAQERGVSATGGGYPT; from the coding sequence ATGACACCAGACGAAGCCTTGGCCGCCCTCCCCCGACTGCGTGTCGAGACGCCCAGTTGGGGTTACGGCGACAGTGGGACGCGCTTCAAAACCTTTGCGTGGCCCGGGGCCGCCCGGAACGTCTGGGAAAAGGTCGCTGACGCCGGCGAAGTGCACCGTCTGACCGGCTGTGCACCGTCGGTGGCCCTCCACATCCCCTGGGACAGGTGCGACGACTGGCAGGGCCTGGCCCAACACGCCGCAGAGCAGGGCGTCGAGATCGGCGCGATCAACCCCAACGTCTTCCAAGACCCCGACTACAAGCTGGGGAGCGTCACCAACCCAGACCCGAGGACACGCGACAAGGCTCTTGCCCACCTCCTTGAGTGCGTCGGGTTGCTGACCCAGACCGGGTCACGCGACTTGTCCCTGTGGTTTGCCGACGGCACCAACTACGCGGGCCAGGACGACTTCCGTGCCCGCAAGCGACTGATGTCCGAGGCATTGCGCCAGGTCCACGCCGCCCTCCCCGACGGCAAGCGGATGCTGGTCGAGTACAAGTTCTTCGAACCGGCTTTCTATTTCACCGACCTCTTCGACTGGGGTGCGGCGCTGGTCCAGTGCCAGGCCTGCGGCCCCAAGGCCAAGGTGCTCGTCGACCTGGGACACCACGCCCAGGGCACCAATATCGAGGCCATCGTCGCGTTTCTTCTTGATGAGGGCCGACTCGGCGGCTTCCATTTCAACGCCCGGCGCTACGCCGACGACGACCTGATCGTCGGCACGACCAACCCCTTTGAACTCTTCTGCATTTTCGTCGAGACGGCCGGGGAGGACGACGTGGCCTACATGATCGACCAGAGCCACAACATCGAGCCCAAGCTTGAAGCTATGGTGCAAAGCGTCCTCAACTGTCAGGAAGCCTATGCGAAGGCCCTCCTCGTCGACCGGTCTGCTCTCCGACAACACCAGTCGGCCGGCGACGTGCTCGGCGCCCACCGGGTCCTCGCCGACGCGTTCCGCACCGACGTCCGCCCCCTCCTTGAAGAGCACCGGCGACGCCATGGCCTGCCGACCGACCCGGTCAAGGCGTTGCGGAACAGCGGCTACGAAGAGCAGAAGGCCCAGGAAAGGGGCGTTTCGGCCACCGGCGGCGGGTATCCCACCTGA
- the acs gene encoding acetate--CoA ligase: MSETIDTLLQEERSFPPSEAFRSAANLSDPAVYETAASDPEGWWASWAAKLDWYQPWHTVLEWERPFAKWFLGGKLNACHNCVDRHVTAGRGDRVAWIAEGEPGDVRVFTYADVLREVQKVANALKGLGVGKGDRVCVYMGQGPELVLTMLACARIGAVHSVVFGGFSAESLEERINDAEAKVVVTADGSWRRGGIIALKKVVDDALAKGCPSVGHVLVYRRVGEPGTTTNGVVTPSYNQGTWTEGRDVWWHDAVPAAPETCPCEPMDSEDLLYILYTSGSTGKPKGIMHTTGGYLTGTSATTKLTFDLKDTDVFWCTADCGWVTGHSYVCYGPMANAATQVLYEGSPDTPAKDRFWAIIEKHKVSILYTAPTAIRTFMKWGDQLPQGRDLSSLRLLGSVGEPINPEAWVWYSDVIGGGRCPVVDTWWQTETGAIMITPLPGITTTKPGSATQPFPGVGVTIYNEAGEDRLAGSKGKEVGGLLVLTRPWPSMLRGIWGDPDRYKQTYWSKFDDAYFAGDGVKVDEDGYFWLLGRVDDIMLVSGHNISTMEVESALVDHPAVAEAAVIGRSHDVKGQAIAAFVILRGATPATDELAEEIKRHVAGKIGALARPEDIFFTAELPKTRSGKIMRRLLRDVAEARALGDTSTLADPAVVAKLKEQYEEKEG; the protein is encoded by the coding sequence GTGTCTGAGACCATCGATACCCTGCTCCAGGAGGAGCGTTCGTTCCCGCCGTCGGAGGCCTTTCGCTCCGCGGCCAACCTGTCCGACCCCGCGGTTTACGAGACCGCCGCGTCCGACCCCGAAGGCTGGTGGGCGTCGTGGGCGGCGAAACTGGACTGGTATCAGCCGTGGCACACCGTGCTGGAGTGGGAACGCCCCTTCGCAAAATGGTTCTTGGGCGGCAAGCTCAACGCCTGCCATAACTGCGTCGACCGCCATGTGACGGCGGGACGGGGCGACCGGGTCGCCTGGATCGCCGAAGGCGAGCCGGGCGATGTCCGTGTCTTCACCTACGCCGACGTCCTGCGCGAGGTCCAGAAAGTCGCCAACGCGCTCAAGGGGCTTGGCGTCGGTAAGGGAGACCGGGTCTGCGTTTACATGGGACAGGGCCCCGAGCTGGTCCTGACCATGCTGGCCTGCGCCCGCATCGGGGCCGTCCACTCGGTCGTTTTCGGCGGATTCAGCGCGGAGTCGTTGGAGGAACGGATCAACGACGCCGAGGCGAAGGTCGTCGTCACTGCCGACGGCAGTTGGCGGCGAGGTGGGATCATCGCGCTCAAGAAGGTCGTCGACGACGCTTTGGCAAAGGGTTGTCCGTCGGTCGGCCATGTCCTTGTCTACCGTCGGGTCGGCGAACCAGGGACGACCACCAACGGGGTCGTCACGCCGAGCTACAACCAAGGAACGTGGACAGAAGGCCGCGACGTGTGGTGGCACGACGCCGTGCCCGCCGCCCCAGAGACCTGTCCCTGCGAGCCGATGGACAGCGAGGACTTGCTTTATATCCTCTACACCAGCGGTTCGACCGGCAAGCCGAAGGGCATCATGCACACGACGGGTGGCTACCTGACGGGCACTTCGGCGACGACCAAGCTGACCTTTGACCTCAAGGACACCGACGTCTTTTGGTGCACGGCCGACTGCGGCTGGGTCACCGGTCACAGCTATGTCTGCTACGGGCCGATGGCGAACGCGGCGACCCAGGTCTTGTACGAAGGGTCGCCGGACACGCCGGCCAAGGACAGGTTTTGGGCGATCATCGAGAAGCACAAAGTCTCGATCCTCTACACCGCTCCGACCGCTATTCGCACGTTCATGAAGTGGGGCGACCAACTCCCGCAGGGCCGCGACCTGTCGTCGCTGAGACTGCTGGGGTCGGTGGGCGAGCCGATCAACCCCGAGGCTTGGGTTTGGTACAGCGACGTCATCGGTGGCGGTCGTTGCCCGGTCGTCGACACCTGGTGGCAGACCGAGACCGGCGCGATCATGATCACGCCGCTTCCCGGCATCACGACGACAAAGCCGGGTTCGGCCACCCAGCCCTTCCCGGGTGTCGGCGTCACGATCTACAACGAGGCGGGCGAAGACCGACTAGCCGGGTCGAAGGGCAAGGAGGTCGGTGGCCTCTTGGTCTTGACCCGCCCATGGCCGTCGATGCTTCGCGGCATCTGGGGCGATCCGGACCGGTACAAGCAAACCTACTGGAGCAAGTTTGACGACGCCTACTTTGCCGGAGACGGCGTGAAAGTCGACGAGGACGGCTACTTCTGGCTCCTCGGGCGCGTGGACGACATCATGCTCGTCAGCGGGCACAACATCTCCACGATGGAGGTGGAGTCCGCCCTGGTCGACCATCCTGCCGTCGCGGAGGCCGCCGTCATCGGTCGGTCCCACGACGTCAAGGGACAGGCCATCGCGGCGTTTGTCATCTTGCGAGGCGCGACCCCTGCCACTGACGAGCTCGCCGAGGAGATCAAGCGGCACGTCGCGGGCAAGATCGGGGCGCTGGCACGGCCCGAGGACATCTTCTTCACGGCGGAACTCCCCAAGACGCGGAGCGGCAAGATCATGCGGCGGTTGCTACGCGACGTCGCCGAGGCCCGCGCGTTGGGCGACACCTCGACTCTGGCCGACCCTGCCGTCGTGGCAAAGCTGAAGGAGCAGTACGAGGAGAAGGAGGGCTAA